Sequence from the Megalops cyprinoides isolate fMegCyp1 chromosome 4, fMegCyp1.pri, whole genome shotgun sequence genome:
GCATGTTTAGCTGCTTGCTCTCTCAGGTGCAACCgttgtcatttcaaaacaaacttgGAATGAATCTTATGGAGTAAGCCTTGTTCGTCGGTTTCCTCACTGAATTGTAAGACACTTCTGCCGACTTCTGCCGACTGAACCGTTAGCTAAATATAGAGAGAATAACAAGACAGATCGTTCATGTTCATAATACTGCATGCCTTGTTGCTTGAAGTTATGTTGCATGAGCTGTGTTATGTCTTGCTAGCCAATGTCTTGGTGAAACgactaaataattaaaatcaagGCAGGTACTTATGCGTAGTGTGCTGTGGAAATTGCTAAATGGTTTGACTTGCAGTGCAAACGTGAAAACTAGATAGCTAGCTCGTTGTCGGTCCACGCTGTAAGCATAATATGTGACATTTCAGTAGGCATTATGAATACGTGTTAAATGTTGGAAACTACTTATTGTTTCAGAACGGAGACAGAGGGACTGCTGTATGTCTTCTCTGCAACAACTTGTCTGTGGCTTTGCCAGGGGAGTGACATGGGGGGCGTGCTATCCTGGGCGGGTCCTTCTTTCTCGCGGCTCCACTGGGTGGCCACGCGTTCAGACCGCAGGGAAAAAAGACTGCCTGGAACTCCCTGTTCTAAATGAAGACGAACTGGAAGAGCAGTTTGTAAGGGGATCAGGGCCAGGTGGACAGGCAACTAACAAAACCAGCAACTGCGTAGTGTTGAAGCATATACCGTCCGGTATCGTTGTGAaggtaaatgaatgaatcaacaAATTAATATGAGTATGTTCCCATTCcgttaaaaacacacacagtactgtaaaCGTTGCATTTGCTCAGCAGTGTGTTGGCTAAgccaatgtaatataataatgtaatatttatagaTGTGTTTACAATGACTAACATAgcttataatttttacatgtcaatTTGTGCAGCTCGATATTTACTTAATACTAATATTTAAatcaagtaccttgcctaagggaatcacagcagggaatcaaaccagcagctttGGTGTACAGGCAAACAAGTTTGCAGTCCTGCTCCAACCACAAGCTTAATTATTGAATTTCATAATATACACGTTGCTGTTGCttaataattgttattaattCAGACATAGTAATATTTGagatatttaacccacaattcaGAAATATAAATTAGTGAAACTGCTGGCTCCATAAACCTGGTCCACAGACCCTTGGCATATGCTCAGAAATGatcatttctcttttctttgttttttttttttctatgtcaGTGTCACCAGACCAGGTCAATGGAGACAAACAGGAAGCGGGCCAGAGAAATTATGCAGGAGAAGCTGGATGTCTTCTACAATGGAGAAGACAGCAACGTTCTTAAGCAGAAGAAGAATGCAGAATGGCGcaaaaaggagaagaagagaaaggcaAAGGAgactctggaaaaaaagaaactatttaAAGAGATGGTCATAGCAGAAACCAGGAAAAGCGAGGAGACAAGATGAGGCACAGCCACTCAATCCAGGAAGACAAACTgcttcttcattttctttgttgtttttctctacTGTCCAAAACGCATCATAAACTATGGTGGcgtactgaaaaaaaaaaacagttgaaataaatgtcacacaTCACCTGCACAGCTAATGTGTGAGATGGAATCTATTATTGTATTCGAAACATTCAAAGACTTGATAAATAAATTGCCATCACAGCCACTTTAATGAAAATACGTTTTATTACACTGagtaataaatacatacaaagaTGCAAATAATGGCTTTATTACAACAGTTTATCCAAATCTGGTGTGTGGTACAGTGTATTTGgcactattttttttcctccactatTTCACCTATGTGTTAGTGTGTTACAAAGATCCTAATCCATCATTAAATGCCCCTTGCTAGTCTTACCCTGTACAAGTCATGCAGTTTCTATAATTAATCAAGGGCATTGCTACGTAGcatgcaaagtttttttttccttttttatttgtataagcAGTCAAGAAATTGACATTCCCAAATGggaacacaaataaaaccagGAGTTTCCTGTCAAGTATAGCTCATATACTGGtctatagtttttttttcagcattccCCCAGCcagatgtgtatatatattctttttaaaaccttttcttCTGGAAAGATGTATTGGGTTGTGATAAAATAATGGTTAGAAGGGAGGAAGTCCAAAGGTTCTTCAGGTTAGAGTGTGTTGACAGGATAGCCTCGGTAATTAAGACCTCGCATTTCTCTCGGTTTCTGCCAAGCATTCCCGTACCAGACCTCTTGCATGAATTATGCCTTCAAAGGGGAAAACAAGATCAAAAAAGATCCAGGCATTTGGATCCAGtcatttcaatttcatcagATACAGAAATTTTTTTACAagaaatattgcaatatttaacAACACAATGTGACCACTGTGGCCAAAATATACCTTAAGTTCCCAATTTCTTTGGAAGTGTTATCCATaacaatttcagcattttcttaGAAATGACACCTATGTGCTCTTTTTCTGAAGCATTACCTCGTTTTAGTCTTTCCATGGCACTTTTGCTCCCAGCGTATGTTGGTCTAATCTCTTTCCCCAGCTCTTCAATGATGGCTAGGAGTTCTGCATATTTACTCTGAGGCACCTGGTTTGCACTAGTACCCTGTCATAAGAAAGCATATGCAGTTTAGTATATTCCACaactaaaatgaaattttggagatgtacacagtacacacataaAAGGCAAAAGAGGAACTTTACAGCAACTCCATAACTGTCTTTATTGCTTACACAACAACTTTATATGCTTTATCCTAGCTGCGGCAAGGAAATTTTGCATGATTACCATATTACTTtatcatattacatattactacattcaaacattttcattgttggTATA
This genomic interval carries:
- the c4h12orf65 gene encoding probable peptide chain release factor C12orf65 homolog, mitochondrial produces the protein MSSLQQLVCGFARGVTWGACYPGRVLLSRGSTGWPRVQTAGKKDCLELPVLNEDELEEQFVRGSGPGGQATNKTSNCVVLKHIPSGIVVKCHQTRSMETNRKRAREIMQEKLDVFYNGEDSNVLKQKKNAEWRKKEKKRKAKETLEKKKLFKEMVIAETRKSEETR
- the LOC118776994 gene encoding cyclin-dependent kinase 2-associated protein 1-like — its product is MSLGMSYKPNLHQHIPGTSVNQVGNVHSPSTSLATLQSYRPILNDYGPPSLGFSQGTSANQVPQSKYAELLAIIEELGKEIRPTYAGSKSAMERLKRGIIHARGLVRECLAETERNARS